The Caulifigura coniformis genome includes a region encoding these proteins:
- a CDS encoding NAD(P)/FAD-dependent oxidoreductase, with the protein MSLRVTNLCLSVEQSELELNDVVARQLRLKPGDLARLRILRKSLDARSRGDMKFVYTLEVEPRPGVTVTRKPGDCEVAQYQPEQFDDPPDGKAPLGQRPIVVGAGPGGLLAGYYLARRGYAPLILERGKPVKERVPAIRLFDSGGPHDPENNYLFGEGGAGAFSDGKLTCRMTGADVDWVLQSFVDCGGRPSLVYENRPHLGSNKLPMICRNYRRKIEALGGEYRFDCRVEGLRSQEGRIVGVETSSGFIAGNVVIFAPGHSARETYRWLLAAGVPIHQKAFQLGLRIEQPQEQVNRWKYGHERYLDLLGAADYSLGAKGDRDLYTFCMCAGGYVIPSVSDPGLFCSNGMSNSRHDSPFANSGLMVTLQPAEFGGEHPLAGVELQARYEKLAFELSRNYLAPIQWANDFVAGRRTASTDKLPSSYERGVIPADLHEVLPPAIAQAIARGLPQLDQKSRGMMLKNATLVGPEMRGSAPVRIERDAESRDTPGFTGFYPVGEGAGYAGGIVSAAVDGLRSAREIVRRYAPVTT; encoded by the coding sequence GTGTCCCTCCGCGTCACCAATCTTTGCCTGTCCGTCGAGCAGTCCGAACTGGAACTGAACGACGTTGTTGCGCGGCAGCTCAGGCTGAAGCCGGGTGACCTCGCCCGCCTGCGGATCCTGCGAAAGAGCCTCGACGCCCGCTCCCGCGGTGACATGAAGTTCGTCTACACGCTGGAGGTCGAGCCCCGACCCGGCGTCACCGTCACCAGGAAGCCCGGCGACTGTGAAGTCGCCCAGTATCAGCCGGAGCAGTTCGACGATCCCCCCGACGGAAAGGCCCCCCTCGGCCAGCGCCCGATCGTCGTCGGCGCCGGCCCGGGCGGACTCCTCGCCGGCTACTACCTGGCCCGGCGCGGATACGCCCCCCTGATCCTGGAACGCGGCAAGCCGGTCAAAGAGCGAGTCCCGGCCATCCGACTGTTCGACTCCGGCGGTCCTCACGATCCCGAAAACAACTACCTGTTCGGCGAAGGAGGAGCCGGAGCGTTTTCCGACGGCAAGTTGACCTGCCGGATGACCGGCGCCGATGTCGACTGGGTGCTGCAGTCGTTTGTCGATTGCGGCGGCCGCCCGTCGCTGGTCTACGAGAACCGACCGCACCTCGGCAGCAACAAGCTCCCGATGATCTGCCGCAACTACCGCCGAAAGATCGAGGCGCTGGGAGGCGAATACCGATTCGACTGCCGCGTCGAAGGACTCCGCAGCCAGGAAGGCCGCATTGTCGGCGTGGAAACGAGCAGCGGCTTCATCGCCGGGAACGTCGTCATCTTCGCCCCCGGCCACAGCGCGCGGGAAACCTATCGCTGGCTGCTCGCCGCCGGCGTGCCCATCCACCAGAAGGCCTTCCAGCTCGGCCTCCGCATCGAGCAGCCGCAGGAGCAGGTCAACCGCTGGAAATACGGGCACGAGCGTTACCTGGATCTCCTCGGAGCCGCCGACTACTCGCTCGGCGCCAAAGGAGACCGCGACCTGTACACGTTCTGCATGTGCGCCGGCGGCTACGTGATTCCCAGCGTCTCCGATCCCGGCCTGTTCTGTTCGAACGGCATGAGCAACTCCCGCCACGATTCCCCATTCGCCAACAGCGGGTTGATGGTCACTCTGCAGCCCGCCGAGTTCGGCGGCGAGCATCCGCTGGCCGGCGTCGAACTGCAGGCTCGCTACGAAAAACTGGCGTTCGAACTCAGCCGCAACTACCTCGCCCCCATCCAGTGGGCCAACGATTTCGTCGCGGGGCGTCGCACGGCGTCCACCGACAAGCTTCCGTCGTCCTACGAGCGGGGCGTCATCCCGGCCGACCTGCATGAAGTGCTTCCTCCCGCGATTGCCCAGGCGATTGCCAGAGGCCTGCCGCAGCTCGACCAGAAATCGCGCGGCATGATGCTGAAGAACGCCACGCTCGTGGGACCGGAAATGCGAGGCAGCGCGCCGGTCCGCATCGAGCGGGATGCGGAGTCGCGAGACACTCCCGGCTTCACCGGCTTCTACCCCGTCGGCGAGGGAGCCGGCTACGCGGGTGGCATCGTCAGCGCCGCGGTGGATGGTCTGCGAAGCGCCCGGGAAATTGTGCGGCGCTACGCACCGGTCACAACGTGA
- a CDS encoding sigma-54-dependent Fis family transcriptional regulator, producing the protein MSPNLRKDQLVLTCVSALCGLFSLFALWYVASSPDLPVRCVLSEESVAELGLPIRYGPREDDFDGKVLPVPGDRLVSLGGRSIRSFVDYTYVLADLRSRVSSQYGRLNNYASPADLTPDSTYRFVEIENGTRFVHAVFRSHVDGTLHVGWLKVLPQPLTPLAWSVLWLLLQFPIVVLTGLTYWKRPDDQAVKLFFMVSSLALVAYTGGNHWWVLASSPLLTLSFTSAAVLFPAVLLHFFLVYPAPDSQRGSSAVIPLVVYPVPVAAMCSAILCMVMARLLSSDWGPGVLQRGLQGYLSSGSSGLMEILRTGVFGYIGVAAVYFVVSMARLIRSYVGARNPLERAQVQWILWAGIGSSIAICYTLWLAYFRTDDFAFGAARAPMMAASGLFMVAYAVGIARYKLMLVDQVLSRGMWYYVLSVGLTITFGLSIAGVAIAALWREGSGFNDPLPMVFVLTASVLASNWLRDRLQRSIDLRFFREKYPLDKALQRINRSITNVLERRVVADNLLTSCCEALRVDRGALYLVEDDRQRFRLSTVIGRFNLPLQFSEDDSVLQLLMEEVAVQRVPSGASPIQDWLRAHSAEFIQGLESEGQLVGVVVLGAKSNGAAYTGEDVTFITAIGRVTGVALHCAKVHADINRLNEDVQQQARHIAEQERRIAFLQAELSHHVTDPQADGDLTEFRREAIKGTSPAIQGVLETVRKVAASEASVLLRGESGTGKELLARAIHENSPRADGPLVSVHCASLSPTLLESELFGHVKGAFTDARDARVGRFQLAEGGTLFLDEIGDISLETQIKLLRVLQERIIEPVGGSQSIPVDVRVVAATHQNLERLIAEGKFREDLYYRLNVVTITLPPLRERREDLFELALHFLRRAGERTGRRVTSIDETAMRRLTEYNWPGNIRELQNIIERAVVLAEGASLTVAELPAEMREPSTPLLGRRSEEADRPRRRALTVDVLAAPRRILVSGSSDEKSMLEDALQRANGNKADAARLLGMPRSTYYSKLKKHGLD; encoded by the coding sequence ATGTCCCCCAATCTACGAAAAGACCAGCTGGTCCTCACCTGCGTCTCGGCGCTGTGCGGACTCTTCAGCCTTTTCGCGTTGTGGTATGTCGCCTCCTCGCCCGACCTTCCCGTGCGGTGTGTGCTCTCCGAGGAATCGGTGGCCGAACTCGGGCTGCCGATCCGTTATGGCCCCCGCGAGGACGACTTCGATGGCAAGGTGCTGCCTGTCCCGGGCGACCGTCTGGTCTCGCTGGGGGGGAGGTCGATTCGTTCGTTTGTCGACTACACCTATGTCCTGGCCGATCTTCGGAGCCGGGTCAGCAGCCAGTACGGGCGGCTCAACAACTACGCCTCGCCAGCCGACCTGACTCCCGATTCGACGTACCGTTTTGTTGAGATCGAGAACGGCACCCGGTTCGTCCATGCCGTCTTTCGTTCGCATGTCGATGGCACGCTGCATGTCGGCTGGCTGAAAGTTCTACCCCAGCCGCTCACTCCGCTGGCGTGGTCGGTGCTGTGGCTGCTTCTCCAGTTCCCGATCGTGGTGCTGACCGGACTGACCTACTGGAAGCGGCCGGACGATCAGGCGGTTAAACTGTTTTTCATGGTCAGCAGCCTGGCGCTGGTGGCCTATACCGGCGGCAACCACTGGTGGGTCCTGGCGTCTTCACCACTGCTGACGCTGTCGTTCACGTCGGCGGCGGTGCTGTTTCCGGCGGTGCTGCTGCACTTCTTCCTCGTCTATCCGGCTCCCGATTCGCAGCGGGGCTCATCGGCGGTGATTCCGCTGGTGGTGTATCCGGTTCCGGTCGCGGCGATGTGCTCGGCCATCCTGTGCATGGTGATGGCGCGTCTGCTGTCGAGCGACTGGGGGCCCGGCGTGCTGCAGAGGGGGCTGCAGGGTTACCTGAGCAGCGGCTCCTCGGGGCTGATGGAGATCCTCCGGACAGGAGTCTTCGGCTATATCGGCGTGGCGGCGGTTTACTTCGTTGTCAGCATGGCCCGCCTGATCCGCAGCTATGTCGGGGCGCGGAATCCGCTCGAGCGGGCGCAGGTCCAGTGGATTCTGTGGGCGGGGATCGGCTCGTCCATCGCCATCTGTTACACGCTCTGGCTGGCCTACTTCCGGACTGATGATTTCGCGTTTGGGGCGGCGCGGGCGCCGATGATGGCGGCCAGCGGACTGTTCATGGTGGCTTACGCCGTCGGAATCGCCCGCTACAAGCTGATGCTGGTAGACCAGGTCCTCAGCCGGGGCATGTGGTATTATGTCCTCAGCGTGGGCCTGACGATCACGTTCGGTCTGAGCATCGCCGGCGTGGCCATCGCGGCGCTGTGGCGGGAAGGGAGCGGCTTCAATGATCCGCTGCCGATGGTCTTCGTTTTGACGGCGAGCGTTCTGGCGAGCAACTGGCTGCGGGACCGGCTGCAGCGGTCGATCGATCTTCGGTTCTTCCGCGAGAAGTACCCGCTCGACAAGGCGCTGCAGCGCATCAATCGTTCGATCACCAACGTGCTCGAACGCCGGGTCGTTGCCGACAACCTGCTCACATCGTGCTGCGAAGCCCTGCGGGTCGATCGCGGCGCGCTCTATCTCGTGGAGGACGACCGACAGAGGTTTCGGCTGTCGACCGTGATCGGGCGTTTCAACCTGCCCCTCCAGTTCAGCGAGGACGACTCGGTCCTGCAGCTGCTGATGGAAGAAGTGGCGGTGCAGCGCGTGCCCAGCGGGGCCTCGCCCATTCAGGACTGGCTGCGGGCCCACTCGGCCGAGTTCATCCAGGGACTGGAATCGGAAGGCCAGCTGGTTGGGGTGGTCGTCTTGGGGGCGAAGTCGAACGGAGCGGCCTATACGGGAGAAGACGTCACGTTCATCACCGCGATCGGGCGGGTGACGGGCGTGGCCCTGCACTGTGCCAAGGTGCATGCGGACATCAACAGGCTGAATGAAGATGTCCAGCAGCAGGCCCGGCATATTGCCGAACAGGAGAGGCGTATCGCGTTCCTCCAGGCGGAGCTTTCGCATCACGTGACCGACCCGCAGGCGGACGGGGATCTGACCGAGTTCCGCAGGGAGGCGATCAAGGGGACCAGCCCGGCGATCCAGGGGGTGCTGGAGACGGTTCGGAAGGTCGCCGCGAGCGAGGCTTCGGTCCTTCTGCGCGGCGAGAGCGGCACGGGCAAGGAGCTTCTCGCCCGCGCCATCCACGAGAACAGCCCGCGCGCCGATGGTCCGCTGGTGAGCGTCCACTGCGCGTCGCTGTCGCCGACACTGCTGGAAAGCGAACTCTTCGGACACGTCAAAGGGGCGTTCACCGATGCGCGGGACGCGCGGGTCGGCCGTTTTCAGCTGGCCGAGGGGGGGACGCTGTTCCTCGACGAAATTGGAGACATCTCGCTGGAAACCCAGATCAAGCTGCTGCGGGTGCTGCAGGAGCGGATCATCGAGCCGGTGGGAGGGTCACAGTCGATTCCGGTGGATGTGCGCGTCGTCGCTGCCACGCACCAGAACCTGGAGCGCCTGATCGCCGAAGGGAAGTTCCGGGAAGATCTTTACTACCGGCTGAACGTGGTGACGATCACGCTGCCGCCGCTGCGCGAGCGGCGTGAGGACCTGTTCGAACTGGCGCTGCACTTCCTGCGGCGGGCTGGCGAGCGTACGGGGCGGAGAGTCACCTCGATCGACGAAACCGCCATGCGGCGGCTGACGGAATACAACTGGCCCGGAAACATCCGTGAGCTGCAGAACATCATCGAGCGGGCCGTGGTGCTGGCGGAAGGGGCGTCGCTGACGGTGGCCGAACTTCCCGCAGAAATGCGGGAGCCTTCGACGCCGCTGCTGGGGCGTCGTTCGGAAGAGGCCGATCGTCCGCGCCGCCGCGCGTTGACCGTCGACGTCCTCGCCGCGCCCAGGCGGATCCTGGTCAGCGGCTCCAGTGATGAGAAGTCGATGCTGGAGGACGCGCTGCAGCGGGCGAACGGCAACAAGGCGGATGCGGCCCGTCTCCTCGGAATGCCGCGGAGCACCTACTACAGCAAGCTGAAGAAACACGGACTGGACTGA
- a CDS encoding tetratricopeptide repeat protein, translating to MAAPAAGGDKNRWASDCFRKGTEAVNKKNWDLAIEMFGMCVKLVPDNIGFRQNLRGVTKKKYNDNGSGAGALAKAKLVGLRSRIKKSKAAKNWEDADKACEEGLLVNPWDVGLNVDLGEICKETERTDMSAWAYGLARQGDMNNLDINIALANVLEERGQYAEAAGVWRHLYKLDPKNGQARSKIAALETKTTIEAGGYEGAKNTGDVRVNKEVVRKGEVVAPGQSVEIDMRHAIRKEPQNKGLYLKLADHLRKNRKLDEARETLNQALEISGNDPAITEILEDVELDQLALNLDAAKQTAAASGKDTDRQNTVALAQELLKRQIEVLSARVEKYPADLGRKYDLALLLMRIQKWQQAIPNLQKASQDPRMRGKALVALGECFLYDKKGSLARGQFERALPELSFDQEPDMYKKTYYNLGRICEEVGDKAAAEKYYGEVLVVDYEYKDANERLTKLQGGE from the coding sequence ATGGCGGCACCGGCAGCCGGAGGCGACAAGAACCGTTGGGCGAGCGACTGTTTCCGCAAGGGAACGGAAGCGGTCAACAAGAAGAACTGGGACCTCGCCATCGAGATGTTCGGCATGTGCGTCAAGCTCGTGCCCGACAACATCGGTTTTCGCCAGAACCTGCGCGGCGTCACCAAAAAGAAATACAACGACAACGGATCGGGTGCCGGAGCGCTCGCGAAGGCGAAACTGGTCGGCCTGCGGAGCCGCATCAAGAAATCTAAGGCCGCCAAAAACTGGGAAGACGCGGACAAGGCCTGCGAAGAGGGCCTCCTCGTCAATCCGTGGGACGTCGGGCTCAACGTCGACCTGGGCGAAATCTGCAAGGAGACTGAGCGGACCGACATGTCCGCCTGGGCCTACGGGCTCGCCCGCCAGGGGGACATGAACAACCTGGACATCAATATCGCCCTCGCCAACGTTCTCGAAGAACGGGGGCAGTACGCCGAAGCGGCCGGAGTCTGGCGGCACCTCTACAAGCTCGATCCCAAGAACGGCCAGGCCCGCTCGAAGATCGCGGCACTGGAAACGAAGACGACCATCGAAGCCGGCGGCTACGAGGGCGCCAAGAACACCGGCGACGTGCGGGTGAACAAGGAAGTCGTCCGGAAAGGCGAAGTCGTCGCGCCGGGTCAGTCCGTCGAGATCGACATGCGGCATGCCATCCGCAAGGAACCGCAGAACAAGGGGCTGTACCTGAAACTCGCCGATCACCTGCGGAAGAACCGCAAGCTCGACGAAGCGCGCGAAACCTTGAACCAGGCGCTCGAAATCTCGGGCAACGACCCCGCGATCACCGAGATTCTCGAAGACGTCGAGCTCGATCAGCTGGCGCTGAACCTCGATGCCGCCAAGCAGACGGCGGCCGCAAGCGGCAAGGACACCGACCGTCAGAACACCGTCGCACTGGCGCAGGAACTTCTCAAGCGGCAGATCGAAGTCCTCAGCGCCCGCGTCGAGAAGTATCCGGCCGACCTGGGACGGAAATACGACCTGGCCCTGCTCCTGATGCGCATCCAGAAATGGCAGCAGGCGATTCCGAACCTTCAGAAGGCGTCGCAGGATCCCCGGATGCGGGGCAAGGCACTCGTCGCGCTGGGCGAATGCTTCCTGTACGACAAGAAGGGCTCGCTCGCCCGCGGACAGTTTGAACGGGCCCTGCCGGAGCTCAGCTTCGACCAGGAGCCCGATATGTACAAGAAGACCTACTACAACCTCGGCCGCATCTGTGAAGAAGTCGGCGACAAGGCCGCGGCCGAGAAGTACTACGGCGAAGTCCTCGTGGTCGACTACGAATACAAGGACGCCAACGAGCGCCTCACCAAACTGCAGGGCGGCGAGTAA